The genomic stretch TAAAGCGCTGCTGGAAGCTTTCCAACAGGGTAAAGATATCCACGCCGCGACCGCAGCGGAAATTCTCGGAGTCAGTATTGATCAGGTCAGCAGCGAACAGCGCCGCCGTGCCAAAGCGGTGAACTTCGGTCTGATCTATGGCATGAGTGCTTTTGGCCTCGCCAAGCAACTCGGCATTCCGCGTGGTGAAGCGCAGCAGTATATGGATACTTACTTCGAGCGTTATCCGGGCGTGATGCAGTACATGGAAGATACCCGCAGTACGGCAGCCGAACAGGGCTATGTGGAAACCATCTTCGGACGTCGTCTTCATTTGCCGGAAATTCAGTCGCGCAACGGTATGCGTCGTAAAGCGGCTGAGCGTGCGGCAATCAACGCGCCGATGCAGGGCACGGCAGCGGACATCATCAAGAAAGCCATGCTGCTGGTCGATGAATGGATCGAAGCGGAAGGGGCTGGTCGGGTGAAACTGCTGATGCAGGTCCACGATGAACTGGTGTTTGAAGTCGAAGAGTCAGCTTTGTCCGAAATTGAAAGTAAAGTACAGAATCTGATGGAATCTGCCGCATCTCTGGCGGTGCCTTTAGTGGCTGAATCTGGTCACGGTAACAACTGGGATGAGGCACACTAGACAGAATATCGCCTAATCCACTGAAATATCATGAGCCAGCGCACAGTCGCTGGCTTTTTTTATCAATAAAAAAGTAAGTGTATTTCAGAAGTTTATGTTGCTTAATAAAAATTTAATGAAAAAAAACTACAAAAGGAGTTCCCATTTGTGACCAATTGTTGTACATTAACTTCCGTAGGGTACAGAGGTAAGATGTTCTATCTTTCAGACCTTTTGTTTCACGTTATTGGATTAGGCTGATTCAGCCGCCCCAGTCACACTTTTGACTGGGGCGTTTTTTATTGGGCCGCGTTTAATCTGAAGCTGCCCGTTTGCCACTCTCTGAACTGATTTTATCCACGTGGTCTGCCTGACCAAGCCCATTCTCCTGCTCTGTCACTCTGCGAACAACGGCGAAAGCCAGTAACCATTTCTGTAATTCATCGTCATTCACACTTTTGGTTATTTCTGCGAGTAAACTAAGCGGATCGGACGGCCGTTTTGTTTCTATCTTGATGATCTATATGGTTTAGTTGTCATTTTTTTCGGTCGGGAAGGTGAGTGAATTTCGTGATCCGGCCATATTGTAATCTGGCGTAAATTAATCAATCCTAGCGCCATAACAATAATTACCTCCTATTTCTCTCCCGTTGCCCCACCAGGATGGTGGGGATTTTTATTTGTGTCCTGGGCCAACTGTTGCTTGTGAAAGCTGTTTTGTTTGAACACGGCCGCGCACTGATTGACGGGCGAAAAAAAGCCCTGCGTGTGCAGGGCAATCAAATAATAAGTGGGCGTAAATTGCAGTTGGTTAGCGTTTACTGCTGTGGATCATCAAACTGCTCGGCTGTGGCTTCCTCGGCGGCCAGCTGTGCCAGCATTGGTGCAAACCAGCTATCGAGTTTGTGACGTAATACATCGACACCGATACCATTGTGGGACGAAAACGCATCCACTTTAACATCGCCGCCCAGCTCCAGCGCATCCTGACGCACTTTCAGTAACTGAGCTTTACGCGCGCCGCTTTTCAGTTTATCGGCTTTGGTCAGCAGCACCTGGACCGGAATGTTGCATTCCACTGCCCAGATAATCAGCTGCTGGTCGAGATCTTTCATCGGATGGCGAATATCCATCAGCACCACCAGACCTTTCAGGCAGGTACGCTTTTGCAGGTATTCCCCCAGTGACTGTTGCCACTTTTTCTTCATTTCCAGCGGCACCTGGGCAAATCCATAGCCAGGCAGATCGACAATATGACAGCCTTCGGTCACCTTAAACAGGTTGATCAGCTGAGTACGGCCGGGAGTTTTACTGGTCTTCGCTAAGTTTTTTTGGTTAGTTAACTTATTGAGAGAACTGGATTTTCCAGCGTTTGAGCGTCCTGCAAACGCAATTTCGATACCTTCATCAGCGGGAAGATGGCGAATGTCTGGCGCACTGGTGATGAAATGCGTGTTTTGATAATGAATTTTTACGCTCACTGTTAACTCCATCTCGACTTTGAGTTGTCGATTGATTACTTTTTGGTGAAATTGTGTAATATAACCGTGCTCGGCATAAGGTCGCTTATTGTACCATGAGTGGTACCTTCTGGTACTGGAAGCTTGATAATTATAAATGGAATGTCATGAAGAAATTAGCGCTAATCTTAAGTCTTTTAGCCAGCTGCTCTGCATGGGCCCAAGGCAGCATTGAAGCTGGTAAAGCAAAATCCCAAACGTGTGTTGCCTGCCATGGTGCAGATGGCAACAGTCAAATTACCACTTACCCTAAACTGGCCGGTCAACACGCTAAGTATATTGAGAAGCAGCTGAAAGATCTCAAGCTTGGTATGTCGAGCGGTGGTGCACAAGGCCGTTATGATCCGGTGATGAGCGCGATGGCGATGCCATTGAGCGAAGAAGATATGGCCGATCTGGCTGCCTATTATGCGTCGTTGCCGATATCAACGAACTCCACCCCGGAAGACGTGGTAGCGCAGGGCAAGGTGCTGTATACCGCCGGTGATGCGTCCCGCGGACTGACGGCATGTATTGCCTGTCACGGCCCGCGCGGTAACGGCACCGAACTGTCCGGTTTCCCGAAAATTTCGGGCCAGCATGCGGACTACGTCAAAGCCCAGCTGCAAAAATTCCGTGATGATCAGCGCGGTAACGACATGAACGCGATGATGCGTGATGTGGCGAAAAAACTGACCGATGCTGATATCGAAACCCTGTCCAAATATGTCGGCGGCCTGCACTAACCTTTTTGTCCTACACCTGTTCGAGCATTGCTGTTGAAATAACCCCGCCTGGCGGGGTTATTTCGTTTAAGACGGATCGGTTTGAGACGAACGCCGGGATAGGCTGAGTTTGCCATGCCGTGTGTAAGACATTGGCTATAGTTGTCATTTTTATCGGGATTGGTTTTAGGTTAATTGTCTGATTTAAAACATAATAATTTTTAGAGTCGGGTGAGGTTAGCAAAGTTTGCGCTGGCGCACATTGTGCCGGAGTGCGAAGCGGGTAAAGTAGGGTCATCGGCATGACGCTGAACAGGGAATTCAGACCAGGCAGGTCTCCACGGAGCTGGCGAGGAATGCTGGTAAACGGACAGGGAAACGCTTTACAGGAGTGAAGCGCAACAAGGATGGTTAACTGGTCTTAAGGTAAAGACAGTGACAAGGAATCAGGCGCAGGACGCGCCCGGATACAGGAAGTAATCAGGGATTGCCATAACTCATCAGGATGATGACAAACCACACTTTTTGGCACGGAAAGCCCGAAAAACAAACGGACATTTGGTGCACCATCTGGTGCGACCCGATTTCGTCACTTCAGGTGACGATTTGGAAAGCGACAGGGAAACCTGCCGCTTTTTTTATTTGCGCTGGCTTTTTTTACAAAATCGGCGCGATTTTGTACGATCACTCTCCACTCTACAGCCAGTTTCTGGTATGTTTCGCATCCCCGTTTGAAGGATGTCTGTATGCACCCATGCCCTTTATGTCACAGTAACGACACTCACGCTTACTATGAAGACCAGCACCGTGCGTACCTGCAGTGCCAGCTGTGTCAACTGGTGTTTGTCAATCCGGAGCACCGCCTGGACGCCGTGCGTGAAAAAGCCTTTTACGATTTACATGAAAATGACCCGGCTGATGCTGGTTATCGTCGCTTTTTATCCCGTGTCTGTGATCCGATACTGGCCAGGCTGGCGCCTCAATCTAAGGGGTTAGATTTTGGTTGTGGTCCCGGACCGACGTTGTCCCTGATGCTGGAAGAAGCCGGCCATCAGGTGGCGCTGTATGATGTGTTTTATCATCCAGGGCGCCAGGTGCTGGAGACCAGCTATGATTTTATGACTGCCACTGAAGTGATCGAGCATTTGCACGATCCGGCCCAGGTTTGGCAGCAATGGTTAAATTTAGTTAAGCCAGGTGGCTGGATTGGTCTGATGACCAAGATGGTCAAAAATGTGGACGCATTCGCGACATGGCACTATAAAAATGATCTGACCCATGTGATCTTTTTTAGCCGCCACACGTTTGAATTTCTGGCAG from Vibrio ostreae encodes the following:
- the yihA gene encoding ribosome biogenesis GTP-binding protein YihA/YsxC, with product MSVKIHYQNTHFITSAPDIRHLPADEGIEIAFAGRSNAGKSSSLNKLTNQKNLAKTSKTPGRTQLINLFKVTEGCHIVDLPGYGFAQVPLEMKKKWQQSLGEYLQKRTCLKGLVVLMDIRHPMKDLDQQLIIWAVECNIPVQVLLTKADKLKSGARKAQLLKVRQDALELGGDVKVDAFSSHNGIGVDVLRHKLDSWFAPMLAQLAAEEATAEQFDDPQQ
- a CDS encoding class I SAM-dependent methyltransferase, with translation MHPCPLCHSNDTHAYYEDQHRAYLQCQLCQLVFVNPEHRLDAVREKAFYDLHENDPADAGYRRFLSRVCDPILARLAPQSKGLDFGCGPGPTLSLMLEEAGHQVALYDVFYHPGRQVLETSYDFMTATEVIEHLHDPAQVWQQWLNLVKPGGWIGLMTKMVKNVDAFATWHYKNDLTHVIFFSRHTFEFLAERDQLELEFIGNDVILLRKPQ
- a CDS encoding c-type cytochrome, which translates into the protein MKKLALILSLLASCSAWAQGSIEAGKAKSQTCVACHGADGNSQITTYPKLAGQHAKYIEKQLKDLKLGMSSGGAQGRYDPVMSAMAMPLSEEDMADLAAYYASLPISTNSTPEDVVAQGKVLYTAGDASRGLTACIACHGPRGNGTELSGFPKISGQHADYVKAQLQKFRDDQRGNDMNAMMRDVAKKLTDADIETLSKYVGGLH